Genomic DNA from Marinobacter sp. LV10MA510-1:
AAAGAAGCGATGATTCTGGGCGCGCAGGAAGACTACCGCGCAGCTGTGTTGGATCTCGGACTGCCCGACGGAAATGGTTTGGACGTGTTACGGAAATGGCGCCGGGATAACGCAAACTTTGCGGTTTTAATTCTAACGGCGCGAGGCGACTGGCAAGACAAAGTCAGCGGCCTGAAAGCCGGCGCGGACGATTATCTTGGTAAACCCTTTCAGGCTGAAGAACTGATTGCCAGGCTGAATGCCATCGTGCGCCGCAGCGAAGGGCGCGTTCTCTCCTCAGTAAAAGCCGGGCATTTTGAGCTTGACGAGAACCGGCAGTGCCTGAAAAAAAACGACGGTACGGAACACAGTTTAACCGGCACCGAGTTCCGGCTGCTCAGGTGTCTGATGAGTCACCCCGGGCACATTTTTTCCAAAGAACAACTCATGGAGCAACTTTACAATCTAAATGAGAGCCCCAATGAAAACGTCATCGAAGCGTATATCCGGCGCCTTCGAAAATTAGTGGGTGCAGAGACCATCGCAACGCGTCGCGGTCAGGGGTACGTATTTAATGACGCTGTTTAAAAAGCCGGTTTCTGTAAAAGGTGCGCTTCTGACCCTGTTGTTACCCGCGGGCATTGTCCTTATGACTATTGCCTGGTTTGTACACGGATTACTCTTGGAGCGAATGTCCCGGGAGTTCGTTGAAAGCCGCCTAAAAGACGAAGTCGCGTTCCTGGAGCTCAATATCCGGCAAGCCGAGGGCAAGATAGATATGCTCAAAACCGGTGACTATTTTGAGAAGGTATTTCATCATGCCTTTGCCATCCAGTCTTCAGACCAAACGGTCATATCGCCGCAATCGTGGCAGCCGCTGTTAAATCCTTTGCTGCAATTTGATGGCGACGAAAGTATCAGAGTACACAATGCGAAAATAGCCAATGCCCCCTCCGACATTCTCGCTTACCGGAAATCATTTGTTGTAAACGGTGTACCGGTAAAAGTTATCGTTTCTGAAGACATGGGAGCACTGAAAAGCAGTCAGGCGGAACTGCATGCGTGGACGGCGATCGTGTCGATCTTGCTGATCATTTTGCTTGTGGGAATTATCTGGTTTGGTATTAACCTGTCAATGCGCCCCGTTGTCTCGCTTCAGGCCGCTCTCAAACGACTACAGAGCGGCGAAATATCGCGGATCGACGCAGAAGCCCCAGAAGAGTTTCAACCACTGGTGCAACAGCTCAACCAACTGCTTGACTCCCTGGATCAACGGCTTGAGCGCTCCCGGGAAGCGCTGGCGAACCTGTCTCACAGCGTTAAAACACCCATTGCGGCCGTTAGACAGGTTCTTGAAGATACCAGCCGGCCGCTGGATGAAAGCCTAAGGCATGAGATGGGATCACGCCTGAGCGATATTGACAGGCAATTAGAGGCGGAAATGCGGCGCAGTCGGTTTGCCGGGCCCCAGGTTGGTAAGAGTGCTTACCCTGTTAAGCAAGCCCGGGATCTTTTGTGGATGCTGGGCCGGCTTTACCCCGAAAAGTCGTTCGAACTGTCCACCTCACTCACCGAGGAATTTCGCTGGCCGATTGAGGAGCATGATCTAAACGAAATATTGGGAAATTTACTCGATAATGCCGGGAAATGGTCTACAGAATGCGTTGAACTCTCTTTAGAACAGCGCAATGGTTTAGCGCAGATTGTCGTAACAGATGATGGGTCTGGGGTATCAGAAAGTGATCAGGTGCACTTGGGTCAGAGAGGGCGACGGCTGGATGAGCAAACCCCGGGGCATGGGCTTGGTCTCGCTATCGTTCGCGATATTGTTGCCCGGTATGGCGGACACGCCTCTTTTTCCTCCGGGTCAAAAGGAGGTTTGAGGGTGCTCGTAGAAATATCGATCTAAACCAGGCAGCTTTTGCGCGGAAAAGGCTTTAATCATCCAGAACATAGGCATTGCGGCCGGCTTTCAGACCTGCCAGAACAGCACCAATGCCAATCGCAATGAGAAATCCTCCGGCGGCTTGCCAACCGCCGAACAGATCGCGCAGCACGCCAACCAACATTGGCCCAAAGGCCGCCATGATATACCCCAGGCTTTGCGCCATGCCGGAAAGGCGCCCGGCACCCTCTGCGTCCCGTGCTCGCACTGCCAGTAAAGTCAGCGCCAGGCTAAAGCTGCCGCCCTGACCAAGACCCAACAACACAACCCACAACCACATCTGATCCATTGGCCCGTAAATACAGCCGGCGAGGCCCGCGATAACCAGCAACATCACCAGAGATATCATTGCCCTTTGATCGCGCATCTGGCTGGCGATCAAAGGCGCGGCGATGGCGCTTACCACCTGCACGAGAATAGACACAGACAGCGCCAGGCCGGCTTCAACGGCGCTGATGCCGCGGTCTTGTAAAATGGTTGGCAGCCAGCCGAATACGGTATACGCCAATGACGACTGCAAACCCATATACAGAGCTATTTGCCACGCCAGTCGATCACGGTATATGGATTTTCCACAGGTTTTCCCCGGTTTGACGCCCAGCTTTTTATCACTTAACTGAACCCACCAGGCCACAAACGCCAGAACAGCTGGCACCAGCCAGAAAGCCAGTGCCGGGCGCCATTGCTGATCAAACAGCTCCCGCAGGGGTTCGGTTGTGCCCGCTGCAATGGCTGCACCTGTGCAAAGCATCGCAGTATAAATGCCTGTCATCAAACTGGCGTGGTTGGGGAAATCCCGTTTTACAATACCCGGCAGCAACACACCGATAATACCGATGCAGCCCCCGGCTATGGCAGTACCGATAAACAAACCCGCTAAGCCAGAATAGGGCCGCACAAGCAGCGCCAGCGCCAACATAACCAGAACACTCAGAACCGTTCTTTCAATACCCAGGCGGCTTGTCAGCTTTGGCGCCAGCGGAGCGGCCAGTCCTAAAAACAGTACCGGAAGAGTCGTCAAAATGCCCAGTGCTGTAGACGACAAGGTAAAGCTTTCGCCGATCGTGCGCAGCATAGGGCCGATACTGGTCAGGGCTGGGCGCAGATTAAGTGCGACCAGCATCAAGCCGATAAAAGCCAGAACGGCTTGACGGGTTTCGAGTTTTCTCATTGCGGTGGGAGTCCGATTCCAAGAAGCTGAAACTACATTAGGTTTGTCTGGCAAAGCTCTGTAGTTCAGGGAAA
This window encodes:
- a CDS encoding CynX/NimT family MFS transporter, producing MRKLETRQAVLAFIGLMLVALNLRPALTSIGPMLRTIGESFTLSSTALGILTTLPVLFLGLAAPLAPKLTSRLGIERTVLSVLVMLALALLVRPYSGLAGLFIGTAIAGGCIGIIGVLLPGIVKRDFPNHASLMTGIYTAMLCTGAAIAAGTTEPLRELFDQQWRPALAFWLVPAVLAFVAWWVQLSDKKLGVKPGKTCGKSIYRDRLAWQIALYMGLQSSLAYTVFGWLPTILQDRGISAVEAGLALSVSILVQVVSAIAAPLIASQMRDQRAMISLVMLLVIAGLAGCIYGPMDQMWLWVVLLGLGQGGSFSLALTLLAVRARDAEGAGRLSGMAQSLGYIMAAFGPMLVGVLRDLFGGWQAAGGFLIAIGIGAVLAGLKAGRNAYVLDD
- a CDS encoding sensor histidine kinase — translated: MTLFKKPVSVKGALLTLLLPAGIVLMTIAWFVHGLLLERMSREFVESRLKDEVAFLELNIRQAEGKIDMLKTGDYFEKVFHHAFAIQSSDQTVISPQSWQPLLNPLLQFDGDESIRVHNAKIANAPSDILAYRKSFVVNGVPVKVIVSEDMGALKSSQAELHAWTAIVSILLIILLVGIIWFGINLSMRPVVSLQAALKRLQSGEISRIDAEAPEEFQPLVQQLNQLLDSLDQRLERSREALANLSHSVKTPIAAVRQVLEDTSRPLDESLRHEMGSRLSDIDRQLEAEMRRSRFAGPQVGKSAYPVKQARDLLWMLGRLYPEKSFELSTSLTEEFRWPIEEHDLNEILGNLLDNAGKWSTECVELSLEQRNGLAQIVVTDDGSGVSESDQVHLGQRGRRLDEQTPGHGLGLAIVRDIVARYGGHASFSSGSKGGLRVLVEISI
- a CDS encoding response regulator transcription factor → MRLLLVEDDRLLAEGLASQLEKAGFSVDVTGSAKEAMILGAQEDYRAAVLDLGLPDGNGLDVLRKWRRDNANFAVLILTARGDWQDKVSGLKAGADDYLGKPFQAEELIARLNAIVRRSEGRVLSSVKAGHFELDENRQCLKKNDGTEHSLTGTEFRLLRCLMSHPGHIFSKEQLMEQLYNLNESPNENVIEAYIRRLRKLVGAETIATRRGQGYVFNDAV